A part of Marinobacter psychrophilus genomic DNA contains:
- the dapD gene encoding 2,3,4,5-tetrahydropyridine-2,6-dicarboxylate N-succinyltransferase, giving the protein MSFAFGIGIGTQNNQGEWLEVFYQQPLIIPDETLLDAVRSVLDFQGGNQAISANTKQLSQLASSLRQIGQTEQASLAEKAASSERPVVVTLLETDDTASSTPEVYLKLQLISHRLTKPHSLKLDGIFGLLPNLAWTNEGAIDLAELPGRQLQARLEGRTLEVKSVDKFPQMTDYVVPQGVRIADTARVRLGAYVGEGTTVMHEGFINFNAGTEGTSMIEGRISAGVMVGKGSDLGGGCSTMGTLSGGGNIIISVGENCLIGANAGIGIPLGDRCTVEAGLYLTSGTKVALLDDAGKLVEVIKARDLANKSELLFRRNSENGAVECKTNKSAIELNHELHANN; this is encoded by the coding sequence ATGAGCTTTGCATTCGGTATTGGTATTGGCACACAGAACAATCAGGGCGAATGGCTGGAAGTTTTTTATCAACAGCCTTTGATAATCCCCGATGAAACGCTGCTAGACGCAGTTCGCAGCGTTCTAGACTTTCAGGGTGGCAATCAGGCCATCAGCGCCAACACCAAGCAACTTAGCCAGCTGGCAAGCAGCCTGCGTCAAATTGGCCAGACCGAACAGGCCTCGTTAGCCGAAAAAGCCGCCAGCAGCGAACGCCCAGTCGTCGTCACCTTACTGGAAACCGACGATACCGCCAGCAGCACGCCCGAGGTTTACCTGAAGCTGCAGCTGATATCTCACCGCCTGACAAAGCCCCACAGCCTGAAACTAGACGGCATATTCGGCCTGCTGCCAAATTTGGCCTGGACCAACGAAGGCGCCATTGATCTGGCCGAACTTCCTGGACGCCAGCTGCAAGCGCGCCTTGAAGGCCGCACTCTGGAAGTAAAATCGGTAGATAAGTTCCCGCAGATGACTGACTACGTAGTGCCCCAGGGCGTGCGTATTGCCGACACCGCACGAGTTCGCCTGGGCGCCTATGTGGGCGAGGGCACCACCGTCATGCATGAAGGCTTTATCAACTTCAACGCCGGTACCGAAGGCACCAGCATGATCGAAGGCCGTATTTCAGCCGGCGTAATGGTAGGCAAAGGCTCTGACCTGGGCGGCGGCTGTTCCACCATGGGCACATTGTCTGGCGGCGGCAACATCATTATTTCAGTGGGCGAAAACTGCCTGATTGGCGCCAACGCCGGTATTGGTATTCCCCTGGGCGACCGCTGCACCGTAGAAGCCGGCTTGTACCTGACCTCCGGCACCAAAGTGGCGCTGCTAGACGACGCAGGCAAATTGGTGGAAGTCATCAAAGCCCGCGATCTGGCCAACAAGTCAGAGCTGCTGTTCCGTCGCAACAGTGAAAACGGTGCAGTAGAATGTAAAACCAACAAGTCGGCCATTGAGCTGAACCACGAACTGCACGCCAACAACTGA
- a CDS encoding ArsC family reductase → MKLYGIRNCDTVKKARKWLDERRIEYQFHDFKKDGLSSELLAAWEHSAGWEALLNRRGTTWRKLPEGIREGIDAASAHYVILENPSIIKRPVVEFQGAVTVGFNADDWAARFNH, encoded by the coding sequence ATAAAACTGTACGGCATCCGCAACTGTGACACGGTAAAAAAGGCCCGAAAATGGCTAGACGAGCGCCGCATTGAATACCAGTTTCATGATTTCAAAAAAGACGGATTGAGCAGCGAGCTGCTTGCCGCTTGGGAGCATTCGGCCGGCTGGGAGGCCCTGCTAAACCGCCGCGGCACTACCTGGCGCAAATTGCCAGAGGGCATTCGTGAGGGCATCGATGCGGCTTCCGCCCATTACGTCATCTTGGAAAACCCTTCTATCATCAAACGGCCCGTGGTGGAGTTTCAAGGTGCGGTGACGGTCGGCTTTAATGCCGACGACTGGGCAGCGCGCTTTAATCACTGA
- the dapC gene encoding succinyldiaminopimelate transaminase: MNPDLDRLHPYPFEKLAKLKAGVTGPAHLDSISLGIGEPKHPAPEFIKQVVADNLARLGNYPTTKGTDELREAISQWATKRFALAPGSLTAAHHIVPVNGTREGIFSLVQAVVDRSKAATVVSPNPFYQVYEGAAFLAGATPVYLACDGSNSFIPDFDAIDPQVWQQCQVLFLCSPGNPSGSVIPRATLVRVLELADEHDFIVASDECYTELYPDEANPPEGLLQTCAAIGRNDFARCVVFHSLSKRSNLPGLRSGFVAGDAHILEGFLKYRTYHGCAMPIHNQLASIAAWGDEEHVKENRRAYRAKFEAVVPILRQVMDVDFPDAGFYLWPQTPAGMNDEVFARELSAQQNVHVLPGRYLSRTVDGYNPGENRIRMALVAPLQECVEAAERIVAFVRANS, encoded by the coding sequence ATGAACCCCGATTTAGACCGACTTCACCCCTACCCGTTTGAAAAACTGGCAAAGTTGAAAGCCGGCGTGACCGGGCCCGCGCACTTGGATTCCATTTCCCTGGGTATTGGTGAGCCCAAGCACCCTGCACCGGAGTTTATAAAGCAGGTAGTAGCAGACAATCTAGCCCGGCTTGGTAACTACCCCACCACAAAAGGCACCGACGAGCTGCGCGAAGCCATCAGCCAATGGGCCACAAAACGCTTTGCGTTGGCACCAGGCTCGCTAACCGCAGCCCACCATATAGTGCCGGTGAACGGCACCCGCGAAGGCATTTTCTCACTGGTGCAGGCGGTGGTCGACCGTAGCAAAGCAGCCACAGTGGTCAGCCCAAACCCGTTTTATCAGGTCTATGAAGGCGCAGCTTTCCTGGCCGGTGCCACACCGGTTTACCTGGCCTGCGACGGCAGCAATAGCTTCATTCCGGATTTTGATGCCATTGACCCGCAGGTCTGGCAGCAGTGCCAGGTTCTGTTTTTATGCTCGCCGGGCAACCCAAGCGGGTCAGTTATTCCACGCGCCACCCTGGTCCGGGTGCTTGAATTGGCTGATGAGCACGACTTTATTGTGGCCTCCGATGAGTGCTACACCGAACTTTACCCGGATGAAGCCAACCCTCCTGAAGGCTTGCTGCAGACGTGCGCAGCCATTGGCCGCAACGATTTTGCCCGCTGCGTGGTGTTCCATAGCTTGTCTAAACGAAGCAATCTGCCAGGCCTTCGCTCTGGTTTTGTTGCCGGTGATGCGCACATTCTTGAAGGCTTCTTGAAATACCGCACCTACCACGGCTGCGCCATGCCCATCCACAACCAATTGGCCAGCATTGCCGCCTGGGGCGACGAAGAGCACGTAAAAGAAAACCGCCGCGCTTATCGCGCCAAGTTTGAAGCCGTCGTGCCTATTTTACGCCAGGTGATGGACGTCGATTTTCCAGACGCCGGGTTCTATTTATGGCCGCAAACTCCGGCGGGAATGAATGACGAAGTGTTTGCCCGTGAGCTTTCGGCGCAACAAAATGTACACGTGCTTCCAGGACGTTACCTGTCGCGCACTGTGGATGGCTACAACCCGGGTGAAAACCGCATACGCATGGCGTTAGTGGCGCCTTTGCAGGAGTGCGTCGAAGCTGCGGAGCGAATTGTGGCTTTTGTAAGAGCAAATTCGTGA
- a CDS encoding [protein-PII] uridylyltransferase has translation MAAGELEHRISHDASPVSAARTLLQERQQADAAAFEQGADIRALVKARSDTVDTVLLHIWNRYPLARSNNVALIAVGGYGRGELHPYSDIDLLILTRTGTAPEWRDDLGAFITLLWDLKLDIGHSVRSIDESTDAARGDITILTNLLETRTIAGPDDLRRELSELAFSDEISTDREYFIAKRAEQEERHTKYSNTEYNLEPNIKGAPGALRDIQTIGWITKRHFGLHSTADLTQFSVLTEDEHQVLRKGETLLWRLRYGLQLLAKRNENRLLFDYQRGLANMLGFQDKGERLGVELMMQSYYRAVLALAELTDVILQHYDEAILGSGQEDVIQPINKRFQIRNHYIEAINNQVFAYAPFAIMELFVLMAQNPAIRGIRATTIRSLRAHRHLIDDAFRANLAVTSLFMELLRTPDKLDQTLVTMKKYSVLGRYLPEFGRIIGQMQHDLFHIYTVDAHTMGVIRNMVRLHNSTNSEDYPLASRLIHRLPKLETLFIAGLYHDVAKGRGGDHSELGAIDAEAFCKRHHLSDRDTQLASWLVENHLLMSMTAQRKDISDPDIIHEFARAVLSQAHLDYLYILTVCDISATNPKLWNTWRASLLRQLYVETERALRRGTDTRIDRQEWVNATQSEAREILRAQHFSDVQIDNLWNTVDEDYFLQDSTIDIAWQTAAIIRHGDDADPLVLIRDTRGGPTDGYSQIIIYMKNRTASFAATTAVLEQLNLNIVDARISSSDGPWSISSYVVLDDHGQPLGIDPDRKERVRSRLIEELDDPEDYPDIIHRRTPRQLKHFAFPTEVLLSNDSFNLRTVLEVITPDRPGLLARIGQVLLEHKVRLTTAKIATLGERVEDVFFVTDENGNALCDPAACQALQDDLCKTLDNIR, from the coding sequence ATGGCAGCGGGCGAGCTGGAACACCGCATTAGCCATGACGCTTCACCGGTTTCCGCCGCCCGCACGCTGTTGCAGGAGCGACAGCAGGCAGACGCGGCCGCTTTTGAACAGGGCGCGGATATTCGAGCACTGGTAAAAGCACGCTCTGACACGGTCGATACCGTGTTGCTCCATATCTGGAATCGCTATCCGCTAGCGCGCTCCAACAACGTGGCGTTAATTGCCGTGGGCGGTTACGGCCGCGGCGAGCTGCACCCCTACTCCGACATTGACTTGCTGATTCTGACCCGCACGGGCACCGCCCCCGAATGGCGTGATGACCTTGGCGCGTTCATTACCCTGTTGTGGGACTTGAAGCTGGACATTGGCCACAGCGTACGCAGCATTGACGAAAGTACCGATGCCGCTCGCGGCGACATCACCATTCTGACCAACCTGCTGGAAACCCGCACCATCGCCGGGCCAGACGATTTACGCAGGGAACTGTCAGAGTTGGCTTTCTCAGATGAAATAAGCACCGACCGCGAGTATTTCATTGCCAAGCGTGCAGAGCAGGAAGAGCGCCACACCAAGTACAGCAACACCGAATACAATCTGGAACCTAATATAAAAGGCGCCCCCGGCGCGTTGCGCGACATCCAGACCATCGGTTGGATAACCAAACGCCACTTCGGCTTGCACAGCACGGCTGACCTAACCCAGTTCAGCGTGCTGACCGAAGACGAGCACCAGGTTCTGCGCAAGGGTGAGACCCTGCTGTGGCGGCTTCGATACGGGCTGCAGCTGCTGGCCAAACGCAATGAAAACCGCCTACTATTTGACTATCAGCGCGGCTTGGCCAATATGCTGGGCTTCCAGGATAAAGGCGAGCGCCTGGGCGTTGAACTGATGATGCAATCGTACTACCGCGCAGTGTTGGCTCTGGCCGAGCTGACCGACGTGATTTTGCAGCATTATGATGAGGCCATTTTGGGCAGTGGACAGGAAGACGTTATACAGCCCATTAACAAGCGTTTCCAGATTCGCAATCACTATATTGAAGCCATCAACAACCAAGTATTCGCCTACGCGCCCTTCGCGATTATGGAGTTGTTTGTACTAATGGCGCAGAACCCGGCTATTCGCGGCATACGCGCTACCACTATTCGTTCACTGCGGGCCCACCGCCACCTGATTGACGACGCCTTTCGCGCGAATTTGGCGGTCACATCGTTGTTTATGGAACTGCTGCGTACGCCAGACAAGCTCGATCAAACTCTGGTTACCATGAAGAAATACAGCGTGCTGGGCCGATACTTGCCGGAATTTGGCCGCATTATCGGGCAGATGCAACACGACCTGTTCCATATTTACACGGTGGACGCGCATACAATGGGCGTTATCCGTAACATGGTGCGCCTGCACAACTCCACCAACAGTGAAGACTACCCGCTAGCCTCAAGGCTGATTCATCGTCTGCCAAAACTGGAAACTCTGTTTATTGCCGGGCTCTATCACGATGTAGCCAAAGGTCGCGGTGGCGATCATTCAGAGCTGGGCGCTATTGACGCCGAAGCCTTCTGCAAGCGCCACCATCTGAGCGATCGCGACACCCAACTGGCGTCTTGGCTGGTGGAAAATCATCTGCTGATGTCGATGACAGCCCAACGCAAAGACATTTCTGACCCGGACATCATTCACGAGTTTGCCCGCGCTGTGCTCAGCCAGGCGCACCTGGATTACCTGTACATTCTGACCGTATGCGACATTAGCGCCACCAACCCCAAACTTTGGAACACGTGGCGCGCCTCGCTGCTAAGGCAGCTGTATGTAGAAACAGAAAGGGCTCTGCGCCGCGGCACTGATACCCGCATAGATCGTCAGGAGTGGGTCAACGCTACACAATCCGAGGCCCGTGAGATTCTGCGCGCCCAGCATTTCAGCGACGTCCAGATTGATAATCTATGGAACACGGTAGACGAAGATTATTTTCTTCAGGACTCCACCATCGACATCGCCTGGCAAACCGCGGCCATTATCCGCCATGGCGATGATGCAGACCCACTGGTGCTTATTCGTGATACCCGCGGTGGTCCGACTGACGGTTATTCACAGATCATCATTTATATGAAAAACCGCACCGCTTCGTTTGCCGCCACGACTGCGGTGTTGGAGCAATTGAATCTGAATATTGTGGATGCCCGTATTAGCTCCAGTGACGGGCCTTGGTCCATCAGCTCCTACGTGGTGCTGGACGACCACGGCCAACCCCTGGGGATAGACCCGGATCGCAAAGAACGGGTAAGAAGTCGGCTGATTGAAGAACTGGACGACCCCGAGGACTACCCGGACATTATCCACCGACGCACGCCAAGGCAGTTGAAGCACTTTGCTTTTCCCACTGAGGTACTGCTGTCTAACGACAGCTTTAATCTGCGCACTGTGTTGGAAGTAATCACCCCCGACCGCCCCGGCCTGCTGGCCCGGATAGGGCAGGTTCTGTTGGAGCACAAGGTACGCCTGACCACCGCAAAAATTGCTACGCTAGGCGAACGAGTGGAAGACGTATTCTTTGTGACCGACGAGAACGGTAACGCGCTTTGCGACCCCGCTGCCTGCCAGGCCTTGCAGGACGACTTGTGTAAAACTTTGGATAACATTCGATGA
- the map gene encoding type I methionyl aminopeptidase produces the protein MQVTIKTPEDIAKMRVAGKLAAEVLEMIHEHVKPGVTTEHLNQLCHDYIVNVQQAIPAPLNYKGFPKSICTSVNHVVCHGIPTEQKVLKDGDIINIDVTVIKDGYHGDTSKMWAVGTPKPGTERLIQITQECMYKGIELVKPGARLGDIGHVIQQHAEKHRFSVVRDYCGHGIGQVFHEEPQVMHYGKAGTGLELKEGMIFTIEPMINQGKYHTKLLPDEWTAVTKDRKLSAQWEHTILVTADGHEVLTKRKEESF, from the coding sequence ATGCAGGTCACCATTAAGACCCCGGAAGACATAGCAAAAATGCGCGTAGCCGGAAAGCTGGCCGCGGAAGTTCTGGAGATGATCCACGAGCACGTCAAACCCGGCGTGACCACCGAACATCTAAACCAGCTCTGCCACGACTACATTGTGAACGTGCAGCAAGCTATTCCGGCGCCGCTGAACTACAAGGGCTTCCCGAAATCCATCTGCACATCGGTGAACCACGTGGTTTGCCACGGCATTCCCACCGAGCAAAAAGTGCTGAAAGACGGTGACATCATCAATATTGATGTCACCGTTATAAAAGATGGCTACCACGGCGACACCAGTAAAATGTGGGCGGTTGGTACACCCAAGCCCGGCACCGAGCGCTTGATCCAGATTACCCAAGAGTGCATGTATAAAGGTATCGAACTGGTTAAGCCCGGGGCACGCCTTGGCGATATAGGCCATGTAATCCAACAGCACGCTGAAAAGCACCGGTTCTCTGTGGTTCGTGACTATTGTGGCCACGGCATTGGCCAGGTGTTTCATGAAGAGCCCCAGGTAATGCATTACGGCAAAGCCGGCACAGGCCTGGAGCTAAAGGAAGGAATGATTTTCACCATCGAACCGATGATCAATCAAGGCAAGTACCACACCAAACTGCTGCCAGACGAATGGACCGCGGTCACCAAAGACCGCAAACTTTCAGCCCAGTGGGAACACACCATTCTGGTGACTGCAGACGGTCATGAAGTGTTGACCAAACGCAAAGAAGAGTCGTTTTAA
- the rpsB gene encoding 30S ribosomal protein S2, with amino-acid sequence MAQVHMRDLLKAGAHFGHQTRYWNPKMSKYIFGARNKIHIINLEQTVPAMNNALKFVAQLTENKNKILFVGTKRAAAKIIKEEAERSGQPFVNHRWLGGMLTNYKTIRQSIHRYRELQAQSKDGTFDKLTKKEALERSREMDKLERSIGGIKDMGGLPDALFVIDVDHERIAIKEANKLGIPVIGVVDTNSNPDGVDYVIPGNDDAIRAIQIYVKAVADTCLESVNVGADEFVEISEEAPSAAPAAE; translated from the coding sequence ATGGCTCAAGTACATATGCGTGACCTGCTTAAAGCAGGTGCTCACTTTGGACACCAGACCCGCTACTGGAATCCAAAAATGTCGAAGTACATCTTCGGCGCCCGTAACAAGATTCACATCATTAACCTGGAACAGACCGTTCCGGCTATGAACAATGCTCTTAAATTCGTTGCGCAGCTGACCGAGAACAAGAACAAGATTCTGTTCGTAGGTACCAAGCGCGCCGCTGCGAAGATCATTAAAGAGGAAGCAGAGCGTTCAGGTCAACCTTTTGTGAACCACCGCTGGTTGGGCGGCATGCTGACCAACTACAAAACCATTCGTCAGTCGATTCACCGCTACCGCGAACTGCAAGCGCAGAGCAAAGACGGTACTTTTGACAAGCTGACCAAGAAAGAAGCGCTTGAGCGCAGCCGCGAAATGGACAAGCTTGAGCGTTCTATTGGTGGTATCAAGGATATGGGCGGCCTGCCCGATGCCTTGTTCGTGATAGACGTTGACCACGAGCGTATCGCTATCAAGGAAGCCAACAAGTTGGGTATTCCTGTTATTGGTGTGGTTGACACCAACAGCAACCCTGACGGTGTTGATTATGTAATTCCGGGTAACGATGACGCCATCCGCGCTATCCAGATTTACGTGAAAGCGGTTGCCGACACCTGCCTGGAGTCGGTCAACGTTGGCGCAGACGAGTTTGTTGAAATTAGCGAAGAAGCTCCAAGCGCAGCACCTGCTGCAGAATAA
- the tsf gene encoding translation elongation factor Ts: protein MAAITAAMVKELRERTGLGMMECKKALVESEGSVDAAIEELRKSSGLKAAKKAGRTAAEGVSLIKISDDHTVGLILEVNSETDFVARDDNFINFANEVLEVAFKKNETDVAVLMAGDLESKREALVQKIGENISVRRIVRIEGAVVGGYVHSTNKIAAVVALTAGDAELARDIAMHVAAVNPRIAKPEDMPVEELEQEKAIIKAQPDMAGKPAEIVEKMMGGRIKKYLAENSLIEQPFVKNPEQTVGQLVTAAGGELIGFLRVEVGEGIEREEVDFAAEVAAASGINKG, encoded by the coding sequence ATGGCTGCTATTACCGCTGCAATGGTCAAAGAGCTGCGTGAGCGCACCGGCCTTGGCATGATGGAATGCAAAAAAGCTTTGGTTGAATCGGAAGGCAGTGTAGACGCCGCGATTGAAGAGCTGCGCAAATCATCTGGCCTGAAGGCTGCTAAAAAAGCCGGCCGTACCGCCGCTGAAGGTGTTTCGCTAATCAAGATTTCAGACGACCACACCGTGGGCCTGATTTTGGAAGTGAACTCCGAAACCGACTTTGTTGCCCGCGATGATAACTTCATCAATTTCGCCAACGAAGTGCTAGAAGTTGCGTTCAAAAAGAACGAAACCGACGTTGCTGTGTTGATGGCGGGCGATCTGGAGTCCAAGCGCGAAGCGCTGGTCCAGAAAATCGGCGAAAACATCAGTGTACGTCGCATTGTGCGCATTGAAGGCGCGGTTGTGGGCGGCTACGTTCACAGCACCAACAAGATTGCGGCCGTGGTTGCTTTGACCGCAGGTGACGCAGAGCTGGCCCGCGATATCGCCATGCACGTTGCTGCGGTAAACCCGCGCATCGCCAAGCCTGAAGACATGCCGGTTGAAGAGCTGGAGCAAGAAAAGGCGATCATCAAGGCGCAGCCGGATATGGCAGGCAAGCCGGCTGAAATCGTTGAAAAAATGATGGGCGGTCGCATCAAGAAATACTTGGCTGAAAACAGCCTGATTGAGCAGCCATTCGTTAAAAACCCGGAGCAAACCGTGGGTCAGCTGGTGACAGCGGCCGGTGGCGAGCTGATTGGTTTCCTTCGAGTAGAAGTAGGCGAAGGCATTGAGCGGGAAGAAGTTGACTTTGCTGCCGAGGTTGCTGCCGCATCCGGTATCAACAAAGGCTGA
- the pyrH gene encoding UMP kinase, whose protein sequence is MSTTFKTQPRYKRILLKLSGEALMGDLGFGIDPKVLDRMALEIGALIGIGVQVGLVIGGGNLFRGEALSAAGMDRVSGDHMGMLATVMNGLAMRDALERSNIRTRVMSAIPMSGIVEHYDRRRAVRDLKDGDVVIFCAGTGNPFFTTDSAACLRGIEIEADAVLKGTKVDGVYSADPYLDSTAVKYDSLTYDEVLDKKLGVMDLTAICLARDHGMPLRVFDMNSPGVLTRIVTGEKVGTLIE, encoded by the coding sequence ATGTCGACAACGTTCAAAACTCAGCCCAGATACAAGCGTATCCTGTTAAAGCTCAGCGGTGAGGCCCTGATGGGTGATCTTGGTTTCGGTATTGATCCCAAGGTTCTGGACCGCATGGCGCTGGAAATTGGTGCGCTGATTGGTATTGGTGTGCAGGTTGGCCTGGTAATTGGTGGCGGCAATCTGTTCCGTGGCGAAGCCTTGAGCGCTGCTGGTATGGACCGCGTTAGCGGCGACCACATGGGCATGTTGGCCACCGTAATGAACGGTCTGGCCATGCGTGACGCCCTGGAACGTTCCAACATCCGCACCCGTGTTATGTCTGCCATCCCCATGAGTGGTATTGTGGAGCATTACGATCGCCGCCGCGCTGTGCGCGATCTTAAAGATGGAGACGTGGTTATTTTCTGTGCAGGTACCGGCAACCCCTTCTTTACTACCGATTCTGCGGCCTGCTTGCGCGGTATCGAAATTGAAGCCGACGCGGTGCTGAAGGGCACCAAGGTAGACGGCGTGTATTCAGCCGACCCCTACCTGGACAGCACGGCGGTAAAATACGATTCTCTGACTTATGATGAAGTATTGGATAAAAAATTGGGCGTGATGGACTTAACAGCCATCTGTCTGGCGCGCGACCACGGTATGCCGTTGCGGGTATTCGATATGAATAGCCCCGGCGTTCTGACCCGCATCGTGACAGGCGAAAAAGTAGGTACTCTTATTGAATAA
- the frr gene encoding ribosome recycling factor, with the protein MINEIKTEAETKMTKSIEALASAFNKIRTGRAHPSILDSVMVNYYGQETPLRQVASVTVEDSRTLTVSPWEKNMVPQIEKAIMTSDLGLNPSTSGDLIRLPMPMLTEETRKNMVKQARADAEHGRVSVRNARRDANSTLKELLKDKDISEDDERRGEEEVQKLTDRFIAEVEKFLKAKEEDLMAV; encoded by the coding sequence GTGATTAACGAGATCAAAACGGAAGCTGAAACCAAAATGACCAAGAGCATCGAAGCTCTGGCGTCAGCGTTTAACAAAATCCGAACCGGCCGCGCGCATCCTTCCATTCTGGACAGCGTGATGGTGAACTATTACGGCCAGGAAACGCCGTTGAGGCAGGTAGCCTCGGTAACTGTGGAAGACAGCCGTACATTGACGGTGTCACCTTGGGAAAAGAACATGGTTCCGCAGATTGAAAAGGCCATCATGACCTCTGATTTGGGTCTTAACCCGTCAACCAGCGGTGATCTTATTCGGTTGCCTATGCCGATGCTGACCGAGGAAACCCGTAAAAATATGGTCAAGCAGGCCCGCGCTGACGCAGAACACGGCCGGGTTTCAGTGCGCAACGCCCGTCGCGATGCCAACAGCACGTTAAAAGAGCTGCTGAAAGACAAAGACATCAGCGAAGACGACGAGCGTCGCGGCGAGGAAGAAGTGCAAAAACTGACTGACCGCTTTATTGCGGAAGTGGAAAAGTTCTTGAAAGCCAAAGAAGAGGATTTGATGGCGGTTTGA
- the uppS gene encoding polyprenyl diphosphate synthase codes for MTATVSAAIPESAPNRPKHVAVIMDGNNRWAKARRLKGVAGHKAGVDAVRAVVETCAREGVEVVTLFAFSSENWRRPQDEVSALMKLFVFALEREVRKLHRNNICLRLIGERSAFSPLLQNLMAKAETLTADNTAMTLVIAANYGGQWDITEATRKIARKVASGQLQPSDITEDLIQSHLSLGDLPTPDLMIRTAGEQRISNFMLWHLAYTEFYFSPVFWPDFKQPQMQEALAVYAARQRRFGQTDDQVAARSSL; via the coding sequence ATGACCGCAACTGTTTCCGCAGCAATTCCGGAATCGGCACCAAACCGGCCCAAACATGTTGCCGTTATCATGGACGGTAACAATCGTTGGGCCAAGGCCCGACGTCTTAAAGGTGTGGCCGGTCACAAGGCGGGCGTTGACGCCGTCCGCGCCGTGGTGGAAACCTGTGCCCGCGAGGGCGTTGAGGTTGTTACTCTGTTTGCGTTTTCCAGTGAAAACTGGCGCCGCCCGCAAGACGAAGTCTCCGCATTGATGAAACTGTTTGTGTTTGCGTTGGAGCGCGAAGTGCGCAAACTGCATCGCAACAACATTTGCTTGCGTCTTATTGGTGAACGCTCGGCATTCAGTCCGCTGTTACAGAATTTGATGGCGAAAGCCGAAACACTCACCGCTGACAATACAGCGATGACTCTCGTCATCGCCGCCAATTACGGTGGCCAATGGGACATCACGGAAGCCACGCGTAAAATTGCCAGAAAAGTCGCAAGCGGTCAATTGCAGCCATCGGATATAACCGAAGACCTGATTCAAAGCCACTTGAGCTTGGGTGATTTGCCTACGCCAGACTTGATGATTCGTACCGCCGGCGAACAGCGCATAAGCAATTTTATGTTGTGGCACCTGGCGTATACCGAGTTCTATTTCTCGCCGGTTTTTTGGCCGGACTTCAAGCAACCGCAGATGCAGGAAGCGCTGGCCGTTTACGCCGCAAGGCAAAGACGTTTTGGCCAGACGGATGACCAGGTTGCGGCCCGATCGTCGCTCTGA
- a CDS encoding phosphatidate cytidylyltransferase, whose translation MLKTRIITALILAPIAIGGVFFLPPVGFAIFTAALIALGAWEWANMAGLINQPARVGYSAAVLLLLAALYTMTAQGVLWLALLWWLAGFGLVASYPKNSARWGSVSARATMGLLVLVPAWVGLNYLRNGEFKFALTDNNLLLILYVFALVWVADIGAYFSGRKFGNAKLAPRVSPGKSWAGVWGGLAAVAVFALVVSQTLGAGAGQSVALIIVSVVTAVVSVLGDLFESMLKRFRGIKDSSRLLPGHGGIMDRIDSLTAAIPIFTLLVIQLGWLNVGHVS comes from the coding sequence GTGCTTAAAACCCGAATAATTACTGCGCTGATTCTGGCGCCCATTGCTATTGGTGGCGTTTTCTTTCTGCCACCTGTGGGTTTTGCGATTTTTACCGCCGCGCTGATTGCCCTGGGTGCCTGGGAATGGGCCAATATGGCGGGGCTTATAAATCAGCCTGCACGCGTTGGCTACAGCGCCGCTGTATTGCTGTTATTGGCGGCTCTATACACAATGACTGCACAGGGTGTGCTCTGGTTAGCGTTGCTTTGGTGGCTGGCCGGTTTTGGTCTTGTGGCGTCTTATCCCAAAAATTCTGCGCGTTGGGGATCTGTTTCTGCACGGGCGACCATGGGCCTGCTGGTGTTGGTGCCGGCTTGGGTTGGCTTGAATTATTTGCGCAACGGCGAGTTCAAATTTGCGTTGACCGATAACAACCTGTTGTTGATTCTGTATGTGTTTGCGCTGGTGTGGGTGGCAGACATTGGAGCGTATTTTTCTGGTCGTAAATTTGGCAATGCCAAGCTAGCGCCTCGGGTCAGTCCGGGTAAATCCTGGGCCGGAGTCTGGGGCGGCTTGGCAGCGGTTGCGGTTTTTGCACTGGTGGTCAGTCAAACACTTGGCGCCGGGGCTGGGCAATCGGTTGCTTTGATTATTGTTTCCGTTGTGACCGCCGTTGTGTCGGTGCTGGGTGACTTGTTCGAAAGCATGCTTAAGCGCTTTCGCGGCATTAAAGACAGCAGCCGGTTGCTTCCCGGACACGGCGGTATTATGGATCGCATAGACAGTCTGACTGCGGCTATACCCATATTTACCCTGCTTGTTATTCAACTTGGTTGGCTTAATGTTGGGCACGTCTCTTGA